The sequence AGCAGACGATTTGAAAACAAAATTAGAGCAAAGGAAGGCGCATCGAGAAATTTTCAATTATTGTAAGGAAGAATTATTAGCTGAAAACTATTTTCATTCTGTATTGGAAGCTGCAAAAAGTGTGTTTGATAGAATAAGAGAAATATCCGAAGTTCGAGAAGATGGTGGGAAATTGGTTGATTCTGTGTTTGGAGGCGATTCTCCAATTCTCATAATCAATAATTTCGTGTCAGAAAGTGAAAAATCAGAACATAAAGGTTTTTCTAATTTGTTGAAAGGGTTGTATGGAATGTTTAGAAACCCAACAGCTCATGAAGTTAAAATAAAATGGGAAATAAATGAAGAAGATGCATTAGATATAATGTCCTTAATTTCTTATTGTCACAAAAGGATTGATAATATACATAAAATACGATAAAATATAATGAATCGAATAATACTTATTGGTAATGGTTTTGATCTTGCACACGGGATGAAAACAGGATATGGGAACTTCGTAGAGTGGTTATGGGAGGACTTACTTACCGATAACTTTGAAAGACCAAGTTATAAAGATCAGATTGTTGTCGATAAACGAAAAATGATTCGATTTAGAGCTTTTCTTTATGATGCAAAATTAAGAGAAAAGGGTTATCCTAGAATTTATGATGATAAAAAATTCCCAATTTCAAAGCTCCTCCATTTTGTTTTTGCTCTTGATAATAATAATGATCTAGATGTCGGTTATCATGATACCCCATTCGTTTTTTCTGAATATTTCGAAAAAGGAACAAACGACTTATTGATAAGTATAACACGAAATTATGTAGATAAAGGATGGTCAGATGTTGAGCAAGCTTATTATGATAAACTGCTTGAATTTAATAATGATGAAGAGTCTATAATTAATCTAAACCGAGAATTTCAGCAAATAGAACAAGCTCTTATTGAATATCTATTAACCTTGCCCAAACCATCTAAAGTAGAAGGGATGAGTGATATTATACTAGCCC is a genomic window of Dysgonomonas mossii containing:
- a CDS encoding TIGR02391 family protein, which gives rise to MAILRNCFTQPTLEGISKILGDTSSGLTGSEIQHLLAQSKIADASPTSTKWKRIYDAFAIYQNENRCSNHILNFIGLALAPAKYVNNPEVFAEKRNQINQQLSFIGYQLNENGKFSEIKQASTISEAQRKADDLKTKLEQRKAHREIFNYCKEELLAENYFHSVLEAAKSVFDRIREISEVREDGGKLVDSVFGGDSPILIINNFVSESEKSEHKGFSNLLKGLYGMFRNPTAHEVKIKWEINEEDALDIMSLISYCHKRIDNIHKIR